The DNA segment CACTGGCTGTGCCGCGCTCATCGCCTGGGCTTTTGCCCGAGACTTTCAGACGGTGGTGGAATGGATGTACCAGAGCTACCTGCTGGCCGAACGCCGCACCCAGGAGGCCAGGAGCCATCGGGCCCAGCTACAGGATGTCTTCAAGAGCCTGGACCTGGCCTACTACCGGCTACGCCGGGCCAATGAGGCCCTCCACTGGGCGCGTCTGCAGGCAGAGGAGGCCCGCCAGGCCAAGGCGCGCTTCGTGGCCAACGTCAGCCATGAACTGCGCACACCCTTGAACCTGATCATCGGCTTCAGCGAGATGATGGTCACCGCGCCGGAGAGCTACGGCGAACCCATGCCACCAGCCTACCGGGGCGATCTCAACGCCATCTATCGCAACGCCAAGCATCTTTCCAGCCTCATCGACGACGTGCTGGACCTGAGCCAGGCCGAGGTCCAACAGATGCCCCTACATCGGGAGCACGGCGACCTTCGCCAGGTGGTGGAGGAGGCCGCCCACATGGTGCGGGGCATGGTGGAGGCCAAGGGGCTGGACTTGCAGCTGGCGCTGCCGGCGGAGCCCGTGCCCATGTTCCTGGACGTGACCCGCATCCGCCAGGTGGTGTTGAACCTTCTCAGCAACGCCATCCGCTTCACCCAGGCAGGGCGGATCTGCATCCGCCTGGATGAGCGGGATGGGCAGGCGGTGTTGGAGGTGGAGGACACGGGCCGGGGCATGACGCCCCAGGAGCTTTCCCAGCTCTTTCAGGAGTTCTACCAGGTGGACGATTCCATCCGCCGGGAACATGGCGGCACCGGGCTGGGGCTGGCCATCAGCAAGCGCTTTGTGGAGCTCCACGGTGGCCGTATCCGCGTGCAGAGCGAACGGGGCAAAGGCAGCGTCTTCACCGTCACCTTGCCCCTGGCCCGGCTTCCCCAGGCGGCGGACTCCGGTCATCGATCGGATTCTGGCTCCCTGTGGGTGGAACGGACCGAGCGCATCCTGCTGGTCTGGCATGACGATCCCAGCCTGGGCACCGTCATCCAGCGGCGGCTGGACGGCTATCAGGTACAGATGGTCCACACGGCCCAGGAGCTCCAGGAGAGTGTCCGCCGCCTCTACCCCACGGCTGTGATCGTGGATTGGGCATGGCGGCAGAAGGCTGAAGCCCTATTGCGCCGGATTCCCGATGTCCAGGTGCCCCTGATCAGCTTTCCCCTGCCCACCCAGCCCCAGATGGCCCACAACCTGCAGGTGACGGCCTATCTGTTGAAACCGGTGACCCGGTCTGCCCTGCGCCAGATGTTGGCCAGCCTGCCCCATCCGGCCCGCACGGTGCTAATCGGCGACGATGATCCGGCCATGGCCCGGCTGCTGGCCCGGATGGTGTGCAGCGAATGGCCCCAGGCCCGCATCCTCCAGGCCCACAATGGGACCATGACCCTGCAGCTGGCGCGTCGGGAGCGGCCGGAGCTGTTGCTGTTGGATTTGAAGATGCCGGAGACCGATGGCCTGGGCGTCCTGGCGGAAGTGCGGGAGGATCCCCGGCTGGCCCAGATGTGGGTGGTGGTGATTACGGCCACCGAGTTGGGGGAGCAGGCCGCCCGTTTCCCGGGTGAGCTGGCGGTGACACTGCCTCAGCCCTTGCCCGCCAGCGAGTGGCTTACCATCCTCCAGGGGGTCGCCATGGCGTTGCGGCCGGTGCCGGATGCAGCCATCGCCGTAAGAGCTGTAGCAGCGCCTCCTGACTGACGGGCTTGCGCAGGTAGTCGTCCGCACCCAGGGCCGTGGCCAGGTCCGGCTCGTTGAGGATGGAGCAGACCACCACCGGGATGGATGCGGTGGCGGGGCTGGATTTCAGGGTCTGCAGGATCTCCCAGCCGTCGGTGCGAGGTAGCATCACGTCCAGGAGGATGAGGGCCGGGGTCACTTCCTGGAGGAAGGCGAAGGCCTGGGTGGCATTGTGGGCGCTGAAGATCTCCACCCCGTGGGCGGCGGTGAAGCGCTGGAAGAGTTGGGGGATATCGGGCATGTCGTCGATG comes from the Litorilinea aerophila genome and includes:
- a CDS encoding ATP-binding protein encodes the protein MEKTGSVAMSDERMGRQDVAEDRWELVSSLWYTTSWRLMGVALLVAWLWMAASLLGTPQAATHGLIVCLEVLAGAVLVYAITRRRPALAPLGFVLTVTTAITTALLLTNVDELAYLYAIPILASGALVHPWLGIGFAVAVDLILVALWPTVQRGDPGPDLFLPTIFLITGCAALIAWAFARDFQTVVEWMYQSYLLAERRTQEARSHRAQLQDVFKSLDLAYYRLRRANEALHWARLQAEEARQAKARFVANVSHELRTPLNLIIGFSEMMVTAPESYGEPMPPAYRGDLNAIYRNAKHLSSLIDDVLDLSQAEVQQMPLHREHGDLRQVVEEAAHMVRGMVEAKGLDLQLALPAEPVPMFLDVTRIRQVVLNLLSNAIRFTQAGRICIRLDERDGQAVLEVEDTGRGMTPQELSQLFQEFYQVDDSIRREHGGTGLGLAISKRFVELHGGRIRVQSERGKGSVFTVTLPLARLPQAADSGHRSDSGSLWVERTERILLVWHDDPSLGTVIQRRLDGYQVQMVHTAQELQESVRRLYPTAVIVDWAWRQKAEALLRRIPDVQVPLISFPLPTQPQMAHNLQVTAYLLKPVTRSALRQMLASLPHPARTVLIGDDDPAMARLLARMVCSEWPQARILQAHNGTMTLQLARRERPELLLLDLKMPETDGLGVLAEVREDPRLAQMWVVVITATELGEQAARFPGELAVTLPQPLPASEWLTILQGVAMALRPVPDAAIAVRAVAAPPD